The following are from one region of the Paenibacillus sp. JZ16 genome:
- the ppsA gene encoding phosphoenolpyruvate synthase, protein MRSLVLDFQEMDKKQLGLVGGKGLHLGELSKIAGIRVPEGFCVTTIGYQRAIEQNETYQSMLNRLTMLSAEDRDQIVEISRKIRQTIMELEIPSDVVTAVTRYLSRFGKEQAYAVRSSATAEDLPHASFAGQQDTYLNIIGVDAIMQHISKCWASLFTDRAVIYRMQNGFDHRQVYLSVVVQRMVFPEASGILFTADPMTSNRNLLSIDAGFGLGEALVSGLVSADGYKVREGEIIEKRIAAKTLAIYGRKEGGTETKQIDPDQQTSQTLTDEQILQLARIGRQIEAHFGQPQDIEWCLAQDTFYIVQSRPITTLYPIPEASDQENHVYISVGHQQMMTDPMKPLGLSFFLLTTPAPMRTAGGRLFVDVTHHLASPESRESLLNGMGQHDPLLKDALMTIIDRDFIKPLPNDKKETSPSKSNKVMPPAGAQPQFENDPTIVSDLMKRTQSSIEVLKQTIQTKSGSDLFDFILEDIQELKKILFDPQSSSVFMAAMNASSWINEKMNEWLGEKNAADTLSQSVPHNITSEMGLALLDVADAVRPHPKVIDYLQHVKDDNFLDELVKLDGGQESLYAILDFLDKYGMRCAGEIDITRTRWSEKPSTLIPLILGNIKNFEPNESVRKFENGQQEALKKEEELLERLKQLPDGEQKAKETKRKIDLIRNFIGYREYPKYGMVSRYFVYKQALLKEAERLVQAGVIHDKEDIYYLTFEELYEVVRTNKLDNPGSMVEQQAKLATRQMISKRKDEYKVYEKLTPPRLITSEGEIITGAYNRENLPVGAIAGLAVSSGVIEGRARVILNMEDADLDEGDILVTSFTDPSWTPLFVSIKGLVTEVGGLMTHGAVIAREYGLPAVVGVENATKRIKDGQRIRVHGSEGYIEILS, encoded by the coding sequence ATGCGTTCGTTGGTTCTCGATTTTCAGGAAATGGACAAAAAGCAGCTTGGGCTCGTTGGCGGAAAAGGGCTCCACTTAGGGGAATTATCAAAAATTGCAGGAATACGAGTTCCCGAAGGATTTTGCGTGACAACCATAGGATATCAACGAGCCATCGAACAAAACGAAACGTATCAATCTATGCTCAATCGACTAACCATGCTATCAGCAGAGGATCGAGATCAAATTGTTGAAATTAGCAGGAAGATCAGACAAACCATCATGGAGTTAGAAATTCCATCCGATGTAGTGACAGCAGTAACTCGCTATCTCTCCAGGTTTGGCAAGGAACAGGCATATGCCGTTCGATCCAGTGCAACTGCTGAAGATTTACCGCATGCCTCTTTTGCGGGTCAACAAGACACCTATCTAAACATCATCGGCGTCGATGCCATCATGCAGCATATCAGCAAATGCTGGGCTTCCTTGTTTACAGATCGCGCGGTGATCTATCGTATGCAAAACGGATTTGACCATCGTCAAGTTTATTTATCCGTAGTCGTTCAAAGGATGGTTTTCCCAGAGGCTTCAGGGATATTATTCACCGCAGATCCGATGACTTCTAACCGAAATCTGCTATCCATCGATGCCGGTTTCGGACTTGGAGAAGCGCTGGTCTCTGGCTTGGTATCTGCCGATGGTTACAAAGTACGGGAAGGAGAAATCATCGAGAAGCGGATAGCCGCTAAAACATTGGCAATCTACGGACGAAAAGAAGGCGGAACAGAAACAAAGCAAATCGATCCCGATCAGCAAACGTCACAAACTCTTACGGATGAGCAAATTTTACAACTGGCACGCATCGGAAGACAGATTGAGGCTCATTTTGGCCAGCCCCAAGATATCGAATGGTGTTTGGCCCAGGATACCTTTTATATCGTTCAGAGTCGGCCAATCACGACTTTATATCCGATTCCTGAAGCGAGCGATCAAGAAAACCACGTCTATATCTCTGTTGGTCATCAACAAATGATGACGGATCCCATGAAACCACTGGGATTGTCTTTTTTCCTGCTAACGACTCCTGCACCCATGCGTACAGCCGGCGGAAGGTTGTTTGTTGATGTCACACATCATCTGGCATCACCTGAGAGCAGAGAATCTTTACTGAATGGCATGGGACAACACGATCCGCTCTTAAAAGACGCACTTATGACCATAATAGATCGAGATTTCATAAAACCATTACCAAACGATAAAAAAGAAACGAGTCCCAGTAAGAGCAATAAAGTTATGCCGCCTGCCGGTGCTCAACCACAATTCGAAAACGATCCGACAATCGTTTCTGATTTAATGAAACGCACTCAATCATCGATCGAAGTGTTGAAACAAACCATCCAAACGAAATCCGGATCCGATTTATTTGATTTTATATTGGAAGATATCCAGGAACTGAAGAAGATCTTATTTGACCCCCAAAGTTCGTCTGTGTTTATGGCTGCCATGAATGCTTCATCATGGATCAATGAAAAAATGAACGAGTGGTTAGGTGAAAAAAACGCTGCCGACACGCTTTCTCAATCTGTGCCCCATAATATTACTTCGGAAATGGGTTTAGCGCTGCTCGATGTCGCAGATGCAGTCCGTCCTCATCCGAAAGTCATTGATTACTTACAGCATGTCAAAGATGACAACTTTTTGGATGAACTGGTTAAGTTGGATGGTGGACAGGAATCCCTTTACGCGATCCTTGATTTTCTCGACAAATATGGCATGCGATGTGCGGGAGAAATCGATATCACCAGAACTCGTTGGAGTGAAAAACCAAGTACGCTTATCCCTTTGATCCTGGGCAACATCAAAAACTTTGAACCGAATGAAAGTGTTCGGAAGTTTGAGAATGGGCAACAGGAAGCTTTGAAAAAAGAAGAAGAACTATTAGAGCGATTGAAACAATTGCCGGATGGTGAACAAAAAGCCAAAGAAACCAAACGAAAGATCGACCTCATCCGGAATTTCATCGGCTACCGCGAATATCCCAAATACGGCATGGTGAGTCGGTACTTCGTTTATAAGCAGGCTTTGCTGAAAGAAGCTGAACGGCTCGTGCAAGCGGGCGTTATTCATGATAAGGAAGATATATATTATCTCACTTTTGAAGAGCTTTACGAGGTCGTACGCACAAATAAACTGGATAATCCGGGTTCCATGGTCGAGCAGCAAGCGAAGCTTGCGACCAGACAGATGATCAGCAAACGAAAAGACGAGTACAAAGTATATGAAAAATTAACGCCGCCGCGTCTCATCACATCGGAGGGTGAAATCATCACAGGGGCTTACAACCGAGAAAATCTTCCTGTCGGAGCAATTGCAGGTCTAGCCGTTTCCTCCGGCGTTATCGAGGGACGCGCACGCGTCATCTTAAACATGGAAGACGCCGATCTGGATGAGGGGGATATTTTAGTCACCTCCTTTACAGACCCTAGCTGGACGCCATTGTTTGTATCCATCAAAGGACTGGTCACCGAAGTGGGCGGCCTGATGACCCATGGAGCCGTTATCGCGCGTGAATATGGCTTACCGGCCGTTGTCGGCGTTGAGAATGCTACCAAACGGATAAAGGACGGGCAGCGCATTCGCGTACATGGGTCCGAAGGCTATATTGAAATATTGTCATAG
- a CDS encoding phage tail protein — MSNIVDFKTVSTVGLESSPVVEALAGLRANEARYFMNKYKHEFTVVPADESQETLDYVNRILKEERDIEFAANPLETSRFQVENIKWAFVFYEDGLAVNVMYTIDDPKKRAVGFKLSEGMEVPQELEGKFKFARQKSKLAGTIRGSFFVIKGEY; from the coding sequence ATGTCCAATATCGTTGATTTTAAAACGGTGTCTACGGTGGGTTTAGAGTCTTCACCCGTAGTAGAAGCTCTTGCTGGTTTACGAGCGAATGAAGCCCGTTACTTTATGAACAAATATAAGCATGAATTCACCGTCGTACCAGCCGACGAAAGCCAGGAAACCCTCGACTATGTGAACCGGATTTTGAAAGAAGAACGTGATATCGAGTTTGCGGCCAACCCATTAGAAACATCTCGTTTCCAAGTGGAAAATATCAAATGGGCTTTCGTATTTTATGAGGATGGTCTTGCGGTCAATGTCATGTATACGATTGATGACCCGAAGAAGCGTGCCGTCGGTTTTAAGCTTTCTGAGGGGATGGAGGTACCGCAGGAGTTAGAAGGGAAGTTTAAATTTGCTAGGCAGAAGTCTAAACTAGCTGGAACCATTCGGGGTTCGTTCTTTGTCATAAAAGGGGAATACTGA
- a CDS encoding GyrI-like domain-containing protein, with protein sequence MTNYTLEEKDSFIVLGIGTELQSDYTDYAGINKEKADFWEAVKQDGSLDTLKAVAANDYIFAVNEAVNNKMMYYAGVMTETSLPEATRVIQFPKGEYLVVKGEGNTADELSNKLTGIAFGQVLPEAQNFAYVGGPNATVEMGQRDGLVFGELWIPVVRK encoded by the coding sequence ATGACAAATTATACGCTTGAGGAAAAAGACAGCTTTATCGTTTTGGGAATTGGGACTGAGCTTCAGAGCGATTACACAGACTATGCTGGCATAAACAAGGAGAAGGCAGACTTTTGGGAAGCAGTGAAACAAGATGGAAGCCTTGATACGTTAAAGGCTGTTGCCGCAAATGACTACATTTTTGCCGTAAACGAAGCGGTGAATAACAAGATGATGTATTATGCTGGCGTCATGACAGAGACATCTCTACCCGAGGCAACTAGGGTTATTCAGTTTCCTAAAGGGGAATACCTCGTAGTAAAAGGGGAAGGGAACACGGCAGATGAGTTGAGTAATAAACTTACTGGCATTGCCTTCGGACAAGTCTTGCCGGAAGCTCAGAATTTTGCCTATGTAGGCGGGCCAAATGCAACGGTAGAGATGGGACAGCGAGACGGGTTGGTATTTGGTGAGTTGTGGATCCCTGTTGTCAGGAAATGA
- a CDS encoding helix-turn-helix transcriptional regulator: MKKVERINIIMRYINNRAHFTISEIMQEFNISRSTAIRDIREIEAMGMPLVAEVGRDGGYFVMNNSVLPTVRFTDNEIKALFIAFMATRNQQLPYLKSRQSLAEKLLGLISENQQDDLVLLNQILLFEGTNPHNPDLLDLSDLPHPMLEKLIQILLVDRYLLVSVKEEKIIKSYPIYLLHLYREKSLWQIEGFDLEDGKRRIIPVDNLTDVQPYPVKKRISKKKILEQLSKQEEIINLVLDLGPKAIAQFKKYHPLKVSISYTNPYQTTATLKTFINVLHSEELTEMTNWLLFLGGDIKIREIPDEVVSGLKERLSHYCP, from the coding sequence ATGAAAAAAGTTGAACGGATCAATATCATTATGCGGTATATCAACAACCGTGCCCACTTTACCATTTCTGAAATCATGCAGGAATTTAACATTTCTCGTTCGACAGCGATTCGAGATATTAGAGAAATTGAAGCCATGGGGATGCCGCTTGTCGCTGAAGTTGGGAGGGATGGGGGTTATTTTGTCATGAACAACTCTGTCCTGCCCACAGTCCGCTTTACCGATAATGAAATTAAAGCTCTGTTTATAGCCTTTATGGCCACAAGAAATCAACAACTCCCTTATCTGAAGAGTCGTCAATCTTTAGCAGAAAAATTGCTAGGTCTCATCTCGGAAAACCAGCAAGATGACCTTGTTCTGTTAAATCAAATTTTGCTTTTTGAAGGGACTAACCCTCATAATCCAGACCTGCTTGATCTGTCTGACCTGCCCCACCCGATGTTAGAAAAACTCATCCAGATCCTTCTGGTGGACCGGTATCTATTGGTTTCCGTCAAGGAAGAGAAGATCATAAAGTCTTATCCCATTTATCTCTTGCATCTTTATCGTGAAAAAAGCCTATGGCAAATCGAAGGTTTTGACTTAGAGGATGGGAAGAGGCGGATTATTCCTGTCGACAATCTCACCGACGTACAACCATACCCCGTGAAGAAAAGAATAAGTAAGAAAAAGATTCTAGAGCAACTAAGTAAGCAGGAAGAGATCATCAATCTTGTCCTTGATCTTGGCCCAAAGGCGATTGCTCAGTTCAAAAAATACCATCCTTTAAAAGTTTCAATTTCTTATACGAATCCATACCAAACCACCGCCACTTTAAAGACATTTATCAATGTTCTTCATTCGGAAGAATTAACCGAAATGACCAATTGGCTGCTTTTCCTAGGTGGAGATATTAAGATCAGGGAAATACCGGATGAAGTCGTTTCAGGTTTAAAAGAACGATTAAGCCACTACTGTCCGTAG